A part of Candidatus Bathyarchaeia archaeon genomic DNA contains:
- a CDS encoding nucleotidyltransferase domain-containing protein: protein MKRRGSSAKPSRTSERILVTYPASQWTMLESLRDRAVKVINALTGWSQTALTHGSVARGDVDDKSDVDVLIPSSVNTQLVEATLENAGFTIFSREIAQATPSHSPKAHIQLDVEQTTSVTVPLTPFRSLELEFYAFGGKVTFPELKNSIRSPGCTKKLILIEPTTEGHFESPIVGRENEVARLLGVSVAIVMERVRVLMRRDTIGRTGMYLRIPVRDGESFDEVLQTRVDSDPALRRTLRDRS, encoded by the coding sequence CAATGGACTATGCTAGAGTCCCTCAGAGACCGCGCCGTCAAGGTCATCAACGCTCTCACCGGATGGAGCCAAACTGCTCTGACTCACGGAAGCGTCGCCAGGGGAGACGTGGATGATAAGAGCGATGTGGACGTATTGATTCCATCCAGTGTCAACACACAACTCGTAGAGGCCACCCTAGAAAACGCTGGCTTTACGATATTCTCGAGGGAGATCGCACAGGCAACCCCATCTCACTCCCCTAAGGCGCATATCCAATTAGACGTTGAACAGACGACCTCGGTCACTGTTCCGTTGACACCGTTTCGTTCACTAGAGCTGGAGTTCTACGCGTTCGGAGGAAAGGTCACATTCCCCGAGCTGAAGAACAGCATTAGGAGCCCAGGTTGCACCAAGAAGCTGATCCTTATCGAACCGACAACCGAAGGACATTTCGAGTCTCCGATTGTTGGTAGAGAAAACGAGGTCGCGAGACTATTGGGAGTCAGTGTTGCAATCGTCATGGAGCGAGTAAGAGTTTTGATGCGTAGGGATACGATCGGACGAACAGGAATGTACCTTAGGATTCCCGTCCGGGATGGAGAATCCTTCGATGAGGTCCTTCAGACGCGCGTGGACTCGGATCCCGCTTTGCGAAGAACGCTTAGAGATAGAAGCTGA
- a CDS encoding site-2 protease family protein, with protein MSLLDPYIPLLFYLAVWVVIYALAVLLKADKHGIIAKPYYLMLKTVAFNSWLERIGSRFRRGWLAFFDIGAAMGVGLLVFVVYSFVNNAVGLFRHSSSAGPTLLIIPLPGLTIGWDIFPYILLAIAVLLIPHEMAHGIASVLDKVPIKSSGVFMAIFLPGGFVEIDEENLAKRKARTKLRVFAAGSFTNVATWALVLLLLVALYQPAPTGVLVSGFTSGSPAQTQGVPQWSVITQVNNSATPDVQHLGMFLARLTPGANVTVHLNNPDRTFSVTTGKSDTNSSRAILGIMTANFIPLRYQFLPIQSSYQLLTAFGWLQLILLGVALVNMLPLFPFDGDRYLDTLLGVLGLKNTKNVRTVASVISLALLSSNIILSYILFGTIFPR; from the coding sequence TTGAGTCTACTTGACCCGTACATTCCGTTGCTGTTCTACCTCGCCGTTTGGGTCGTCATTTACGCTCTGGCAGTGCTCTTGAAAGCCGACAAACACGGGATCATAGCCAAGCCCTACTATCTCATGTTGAAAACGGTAGCTTTCAACAGCTGGCTCGAGAGGATAGGGAGCCGATTTCGGAGGGGGTGGCTGGCATTCTTCGACATTGGCGCAGCCATGGGCGTCGGTCTCCTCGTATTCGTCGTCTACAGTTTCGTCAACAATGCTGTAGGATTGTTCAGACACAGCTCGAGCGCTGGACCTACTCTTCTAATAATTCCACTCCCTGGCCTAACCATCGGCTGGGATATTTTTCCATACATCCTGCTCGCGATAGCAGTGCTTCTGATTCCGCACGAAATGGCGCACGGAATAGCCAGTGTGCTTGACAAAGTTCCCATAAAATCCTCAGGCGTCTTCATGGCCATCTTCCTGCCAGGCGGGTTCGTCGAAATCGACGAAGAGAATCTCGCCAAACGAAAAGCCAGAACGAAGCTGAGGGTCTTTGCGGCCGGATCATTCACGAACGTTGCCACTTGGGCACTTGTATTGCTGCTATTGGTCGCTCTGTATCAACCCGCACCAACAGGTGTCCTCGTTTCCGGCTTTACAAGTGGAAGCCCAGCACAGACACAAGGGGTGCCCCAGTGGTCAGTTATCACTCAGGTAAACAATAGTGCAACGCCTGATGTTCAACACTTGGGTATGTTCCTCGCTAGGCTTACGCCAGGTGCGAATGTTACCGTTCATCTAAACAACCCCGATCGAACATTTAGTGTGACGACGGGAAAATCGGACACAAACTCCAGTAGAGCGATACTTGGGATCATGACTGCGAACTTTATCCCACTAAGGTACCAGTTTCTACCCATCCAATCATCTTATCAGCTTCTTACGGCGTTCGGCTGGTTGCAACTGATCCTGCTCGGAGTTGCCCTCGTCAACATGCTGCCTCTCTTTCCGTTTGACGGTGACCGTTACCTGGACACTCTCTTGGGGGTTCTAGGTTTGAAGAACACCAAGAACGTGCGCACAGTCGCTAGCGTTATCTCCCTCGCTCTGTTGAGCTCCAACATAATTCTCTCCTACATCCTGTTCGGTACGATATTTCCGAGATAG
- a CDS encoding TIGR00269 family protein, with the protein MFSPDDHVAVAVSGGKDSLTLLMILHKLAKRFPRTRITALTVDEGIAGYREEAVDLATKYCKDLGVEHEIVSFEELFGYGLDDFLKKKEERMTACSYCGVFRRKAINLAAKKIGANKIATGHNLDDIVQTYLLNLFQGDAERFVRFSPVLKDPRGFFLTRVKPLCDIPEREVVMYGYAEDLQFQTASCPYMTEALRNELRSVLNKLELAHPGVTFAAYRAMLRLRTLAEPNLAPSQLQPCKSCGEPTPFEICEACKMQGISSVIPEIRA; encoded by the coding sequence ATGTTCAGTCCCGATGATCATGTTGCGGTGGCAGTATCCGGGGGAAAGGACAGCTTAACCCTCCTCATGATACTTCACAAGCTCGCGAAGCGTTTCCCACGAACCCGTATCACTGCGCTTACTGTGGATGAGGGCATAGCGGGTTACAGGGAAGAGGCTGTTGACCTTGCGACCAAGTACTGCAAGGATCTGGGGGTCGAACATGAGATCGTTTCGTTTGAAGAGCTGTTCGGATACGGCTTGGACGACTTTCTAAAGAAGAAGGAGGAGAGGATGACCGCTTGTTCCTATTGCGGCGTTTTTCGGAGAAAGGCCATTAATCTAGCCGCAAAGAAAATAGGAGCGAACAAAATTGCGACCGGCCACAATCTTGATGATATTGTGCAGACTTACTTGTTGAACTTGTTCCAGGGCGATGCTGAGCGTTTCGTTAGGTTCAGTCCTGTTCTCAAGGATCCGCGCGGATTCTTCCTAACCCGCGTTAAACCGTTGTGTGATATTCCGGAGAGGGAGGTTGTGATGTATGGATATGCTGAGGACCTTCAGTTTCAAACCGCTTCCTGTCCCTACATGACCGAGGCTTTGAGGAATGAACTTCGGAGTGTTCTTAACAAACTGGAACTCGCTCATCCTGGGGTAACTTTCGCCGCTTATCGGGCAATGCTCCGGCTTCGAACCCTCGCTGAACCAAACCTTGCGCCTTCACAGCTACAACCTTGCAAGTCTTGTGGAGAGCCTACGCCTTTCGAGATTTGCGAGGCGTGCAAGATGCAGGGCATAAGCTCAGTCATTCCCGAAATTCGAGCCTAG
- a CDS encoding NUDIX domain-containing protein, translating to MPKLELSSTFLNLKNQLGSIPQSSNSDHVQAVVAILLWEEPERGLQTLLVQRAEREGDPWSGQIGLPGGRVKQSIETPRAAILREVEEEVGINPEELGEELGRLSVGHPMRRMELSVQPWVYGMRVKPRVNLGQEIAGSFWANLRELPSKKKMSEITIRNGPWNVEAFVVEGKIVWGFTYRVLTELLPILGISL from the coding sequence TTGCCCAAGCTAGAACTGAGCTCAACCTTCCTCAATCTCAAGAACCAACTAGGGTCAATTCCTCAATCGAGTAACAGCGACCATGTACAGGCGGTCGTTGCAATTCTTCTCTGGGAGGAGCCTGAAAGAGGGCTACAGACACTATTAGTACAGAGGGCGGAACGGGAAGGCGACCCATGGTCGGGACAGATTGGACTTCCGGGCGGTCGAGTCAAACAAAGCATCGAAACGCCTCGTGCGGCCATTCTTCGAGAGGTCGAAGAAGAGGTCGGGATCAACCCAGAAGAACTCGGCGAAGAGCTCGGCAGACTCTCCGTGGGTCATCCGATGCGACGTATGGAACTGAGTGTTCAACCTTGGGTCTACGGTATGAGAGTCAAACCTAGGGTTAATCTCGGCCAGGAAATCGCCGGCTCCTTTTGGGCGAACCTAAGAGAGCTACCTTCCAAGAAGAAAATGAGCGAAATAACCATCAGAAACGGACCTTGGAATGTAGAAGCCTTTGTCGTCGAAGGAAAGATCGTCTGGGGTTTTACCTACCGAGTCTTGACCGAGCTTCTTCCAATTCTAGGAATCTCACTCTAG
- a CDS encoding dihydrofolate reductase family protein, producing MLSFVTLDGVMQAPGGPDEDTSGNFRHGGWSAGYWDGVMEKVMTQQMGNPYDLLLGRKTYKIFAAYWPKAKNDLFADKLNKARKYVVSTTLKKLEWNNSTLVKGKIPEEIKKLKKQDGPELQVHGSSDLIHTLLKHDLVDEFRLKIFPVTIGHGKRLFGNSAIPASFKLLESKTSTTGIIVATYRRDGEIKTGSFDLDNQTRELKPSKT from the coding sequence GTGTTATCATTTGTGACTCTTGATGGGGTCATGCAGGCCCCAGGCGGACCCGACGAGGATACGAGCGGCAATTTCAGACATGGAGGATGGTCTGCCGGCTACTGGGATGGAGTCATGGAAAAGGTAATGACCCAGCAGATGGGAAACCCATACGATCTCCTGCTGGGCCGAAAGACCTACAAGATATTCGCGGCCTACTGGCCAAAGGCAAAAAACGATCTGTTCGCGGACAAGCTAAACAAAGCCAGAAAATACGTCGTCTCCACAACGCTCAAGAAACTTGAATGGAACAACTCCACCCTCGTCAAGGGTAAGATCCCCGAAGAGATCAAGAAACTCAAGAAACAGGATGGCCCTGAACTGCAAGTTCACGGTAGTTCTGATCTCATCCATACCCTACTCAAGCACGACCTCGTCGACGAGTTCCGTCTGAAAATATTCCCCGTCACCATAGGACATGGAAAGCGACTCTTTGGCAATAGCGCGATACCGGCCTCCTTCAAGCTTCTTGAGAGCAAGACCTCGACAACAGGGATTATCGTAGCCACATACCGACGAGACGGAGAGATCAAAACAGGATCTTTCGACCTAGATAATCAGACAAGAGAACTTAAGCCCTCGAAAACATGA
- a CDS encoding RNA repair domain-containing protein, with translation MREHPLKAILSRVMRGGSDPSGFELAYVHRGAVDDQMVIKVSEIARLGKGSFLLQDGETQIPFHRVLYVLDAKKTLLWRKRQPEAG, from the coding sequence ATGCGGGAACATCCTTTGAAGGCGATACTTTCAAGGGTCATGCGGGGTGGAAGTGATCCTTCAGGGTTCGAGCTAGCGTATGTTCACCGTGGAGCGGTGGATGATCAGATGGTCATCAAGGTCTCGGAGATTGCCAGGCTGGGAAAGGGTTCGTTCCTGTTGCAAGATGGGGAGACTCAGATCCCGTTTCACAGGGTCTTGTATGTGCTGGACGCGAAGAAGACGTTGTTGTGGAGGAAGAGACAACCAGAGGCCGGTTGA
- a CDS encoding SRPBCC domain-containing protein — protein MDQKILRKEAITSNPITDVWTLWTTNDGITSFLAPKANIKLEDNGPYEIFFDPEAPLGFRGTEGCKVLGLDRTKLLSVEWKAPPQFPNVRRQKTHVDIYFERVLALTKVRVVHSGWQWGEEWDEAYEFFDHAWDLDLARMQQRLASGPIDWKKPYVPTWLGHRQQTIRDHVPIETH, from the coding sequence GTGGATCAGAAGATACTTCGAAAAGAAGCGATCACGTCGAACCCGATCACAGACGTCTGGACACTGTGGACGACAAACGATGGAATCACTAGCTTTCTCGCTCCGAAAGCAAACATCAAACTCGAAGACAATGGACCCTACGAGATATTCTTCGACCCCGAAGCACCACTAGGCTTCAGAGGAACAGAAGGCTGCAAGGTACTAGGACTCGACCGGACCAAGTTACTATCCGTCGAGTGGAAGGCACCACCACAATTTCCCAACGTCCGAAGACAAAAGACACACGTCGACATCTATTTTGAAAGAGTTCTAGCACTAACCAAGGTGCGCGTAGTACATTCCGGCTGGCAATGGGGAGAAGAATGGGACGAAGCATACGAGTTCTTTGACCACGCATGGGACCTCGACCTCGCCAGAATGCAACAGAGACTCGCCTCCGGTCCAATCGACTGGAAGAAGCCCTACGTTCCAACCTGGCTCGGGCACCGCCAACAGACAATCCGCGACCACGTCCCAATAGAAACCCACTAA
- a CDS encoding proteasome subunit beta → MSDIYMPGATTVGLVCKEGAILGSERRYAYGTFVMSKQAKKVFKITENIGIGCAGIIGDMQVLSREALAYMNIFEYERGRAGTVKNAAKLMANLLSARRMFPYLAQTIIAGVDNGSPSLYVMDPIGSVLEDKFAAVGTGAEVAMGVLESEYRDDLSVEEARPLILRAIRSALARDISSGDGVDLLVITQGGIREESHTLAKSKSD, encoded by the coding sequence ATGAGCGATATCTACATGCCTGGAGCGACAACAGTCGGACTCGTATGCAAAGAAGGAGCCATACTAGGCTCCGAGAGAAGATACGCCTACGGAACGTTCGTCATGAGCAAACAGGCCAAGAAAGTCTTCAAAATAACAGAGAACATCGGAATCGGCTGCGCTGGAATAATAGGAGACATGCAAGTCCTATCCCGCGAAGCCCTCGCATACATGAACATCTTCGAGTACGAGCGAGGACGAGCGGGAACAGTAAAGAACGCCGCCAAACTGATGGCCAACCTCCTATCCGCCAGACGCATGTTCCCCTATCTCGCCCAGACCATAATCGCAGGCGTGGACAACGGCTCACCCAGCCTCTACGTCATGGACCCAATCGGCTCTGTACTCGAAGACAAATTCGCGGCAGTAGGCACAGGCGCCGAAGTCGCGATGGGAGTCCTAGAATCCGAATACAGAGACGACCTGTCAGTAGAAGAAGCCCGCCCGCTTATCCTACGAGCCATAAGATCCGCTCTAGCTCGAGACATCTCAAGCGGAGATGGCGTGGATCTACTCGTCATCACTCAAGGTGGGATAAGAGAAGAATCCCACACTTTGGCCAAGTCAAAATCCGATTAG
- a CDS encoding haloacid dehalogenase: MLTKKDLNTLQKDLSRFDRAREKILDLSRAATRMASSSILNIHRGEVKTADATLQQAEKTLQEIENLSVDAPELRSSNGVIVAFQEYVEAITLRKVARGEGIVSIAESGADHRSYVLGLLDAVGEFRRMALNSLRRGDVGKAEKLLDAMEGVYDDLQTLEHTSIVPTFRVKMDAARRIIETTRGDVVTEVRRFSLEQALDRLGKKIAEH; encoded by the coding sequence ATGCTAACAAAGAAAGACCTGAACACGCTCCAAAAGGACCTCTCCCGATTCGACCGCGCAAGAGAGAAAATCCTCGACCTCTCAAGAGCAGCCACGCGAATGGCATCATCTTCAATACTCAATATTCACAGGGGAGAAGTGAAAACTGCCGACGCGACCCTACAACAGGCCGAGAAAACTCTGCAGGAGATTGAGAACCTGTCCGTTGATGCTCCCGAGCTTCGGAGCTCCAACGGAGTCATAGTCGCTTTCCAGGAATACGTAGAAGCGATCACTTTGCGAAAGGTCGCTCGGGGCGAAGGAATAGTGTCGATCGCCGAATCCGGTGCCGACCATCGAAGCTATGTGCTCGGTCTGCTGGACGCAGTCGGAGAATTTCGAAGAATGGCACTGAACTCTCTCCGAAGGGGCGATGTTGGAAAAGCGGAAAAGCTTCTGGATGCGATGGAGGGAGTATACGATGACCTCCAGACTCTAGAACACACTTCGATCGTGCCAACGTTCAGAGTGAAAATGGATGCAGCTAGACGGATCATTGAGACCACGAGAGGAGACGTGGTCACTGAGGTTAGACGATTCTCGCTCGAACAGGCGCTAGATCGCCTCGGAAAGAAGATTGCAGAGCACTAA
- a CDS encoding DUF120 domain-containing protein encodes MKPSHLLALYRLSEMGAVGKEVVCSTSDVAKGIGSSQQTASRHLIEMEKLGLIERTRDGRDQKLRITGEGYRQLSDMYLNLKRVFDAPKKDLVITGIVFTGLSEGSYYMSLDGYRRQFISKLGFDPFPGTLNLRVSKEDLNDRKVLDTYPFVYIEGFANEKRTYGPAKCFRAIVNDKIKSAIVLPIRAHYGEDVVELISPVSLRKEFKLVDGDKVHVRVPISP; translated from the coding sequence ATGAAACCCTCCCACCTTCTAGCCCTCTACAGATTGTCCGAGATGGGAGCTGTCGGCAAAGAAGTAGTCTGCAGCACATCAGATGTTGCGAAAGGAATCGGAAGCTCACAGCAAACAGCCTCCCGCCATCTCATCGAGATGGAGAAACTCGGCTTGATCGAAAGGACCCGAGATGGACGCGATCAGAAGCTAAGGATAACGGGAGAAGGATATCGTCAGTTGTCGGACATGTACCTCAACCTGAAACGAGTCTTTGACGCACCCAAGAAAGACCTAGTCATTACTGGAATTGTATTCACCGGTCTCTCCGAGGGATCATACTACATGAGCCTTGATGGGTACCGGAGACAGTTCATATCCAAACTCGGATTCGACCCTTTTCCTGGCACTCTCAACCTGAGGGTCAGCAAGGAGGACCTCAACGACCGCAAGGTCCTAGACACTTACCCGTTCGTTTACATTGAGGGATTCGCCAACGAAAAGCGAACCTACGGTCCAGCAAAATGCTTCAGAGCGATCGTTAATGACAAGATAAAGAGCGCTATCGTCCTCCCCATTCGAGCCCACTACGGCGAAGACGTCGTCGAACTAATCTCGCCAGTCTCATTGAGGAAGGAGTTCAAACTCGTCGATGGAGACAAGGTGCATGTCCGAGTACCGATCAGTCCCTAA
- a CDS encoding adenylyltransferase/cytidyltransferase family protein, with protein sequence MPRKTVLATGVFDLLHIGHLRFLEESRKKGGPGSKLVVVVARDKTVLQRKGKGPVVPEDQRRELVAALRVVDRAILGREEIDLLGVLKEVKPDIVCVGYDQNAIRIAVTRIVRREKLPLRVVRIGRFGPVGFNSSSKLKSRVARALSAS encoded by the coding sequence TTGCCAAGAAAGACCGTGCTAGCTACAGGTGTCTTCGATCTGCTACATATAGGGCATCTCAGATTTCTTGAGGAGTCTAGGAAAAAAGGAGGTCCCGGCTCCAAGCTTGTAGTCGTAGTCGCCCGCGACAAGACTGTGCTTCAAAGGAAGGGAAAGGGTCCGGTTGTCCCTGAGGATCAGAGGCGGGAGCTTGTTGCGGCTCTCCGAGTGGTTGATCGAGCAATTCTCGGAAGAGAAGAAATTGATCTCCTAGGCGTCCTCAAAGAGGTCAAACCTGACATCGTTTGTGTCGGGTATGATCAAAATGCGATAAGAATTGCCGTGACACGGATTGTCAGGAGAGAAAAGTTGCCGCTCCGGGTTGTCCGAATAGGAAGGTTTGGTCCTGTCGGCTTCAATAGTAGCTCGAAGCTCAAGAGTAGAGTCGCAAGAGCGCTGTCAGCATCTTAG
- a CDS encoding DUF357 domain-containing protein has translation MRERAGERAARYLEATSKSLKALKVKRRRTPIELSQTNYVLGLVLDYARDADHYLGKRKPVTALACIAYAEGLLDALKFLQLAEF, from the coding sequence ATGAGGGAGCGGGCGGGTGAGAGGGCAGCTAGGTATCTGGAGGCCACATCGAAATCTCTCAAAGCGTTGAAGGTTAAGAGACGTCGAACTCCTATCGAATTGTCTCAGACGAATTACGTCTTGGGACTTGTTCTCGATTATGCTCGAGACGCCGATCACTATCTGGGTAAACGGAAACCGGTGACTGCTCTCGCCTGCATCGCCTATGCTGAAGGACTTCTCGACGCCCTGAAATTTCTCCAGCTGGCCGAGTTTTAG
- the dph5 gene encoding diphthine synthase has translation MGVSFIGLGLNDERGLTIEGLEEARDAGSIFAEFYTNTMPALDLSKLEVLLRKKILVLNRVQIEDENGRQIVEAARKGNVAFLVPGDPMVATTHVSIRLELAKRGISSRIIHGPSITSAVCGATGLQGYKFGRTVTMPQASGVPSSIIEAIRDNRKRGLHSLVLLDVRPEQSNQLKVGEAASKLVAADTFFENWLGVGVARIGSKDQFALARRLGKLGGEDFGRIPHSLVIPGKLHFMEIEFLKVFCGANDADLEIVK, from the coding sequence ATGGGCGTTTCGTTCATCGGGCTAGGTCTGAATGATGAGAGAGGCTTGACCATAGAAGGATTGGAAGAAGCCCGGGATGCTGGCAGTATCTTTGCCGAGTTCTACACTAACACCATGCCTGCATTGGACCTGAGCAAGCTTGAGGTTCTTCTGAGAAAGAAGATTCTAGTGTTGAATCGGGTTCAAATTGAAGATGAAAACGGTAGACAGATTGTTGAAGCGGCGCGGAAGGGAAACGTAGCTTTTCTTGTCCCGGGTGATCCGATGGTTGCTACAACCCACGTTTCCATCAGGCTCGAGCTGGCGAAGAGGGGAATATCCTCAAGAATCATACACGGGCCATCGATAACCTCCGCGGTTTGTGGGGCTACAGGCCTTCAAGGGTACAAATTCGGCCGGACCGTTACAATGCCTCAAGCATCTGGCGTGCCGAGCTCCATAATCGAAGCGATCAGGGATAACAGGAAAAGAGGACTTCACTCACTTGTCCTCCTCGATGTTAGACCAGAACAATCCAACCAGCTTAAAGTGGGGGAGGCAGCCTCAAAGCTGGTTGCTGCCGACACCTTCTTTGAAAATTGGCTGGGTGTGGGGGTTGCAAGGATAGGATCGAAAGACCAGTTCGCGCTTGCTAGGAGGCTTGGAAAGCTGGGAGGTGAAGACTTTGGGAGAATCCCGCATTCCCTCGTCATTCCCGGAAAGCTCCATTTTATGGAGATAGAATTCCTGAAGGTCTTCTGTGGGGCGAATGATGCGGATCTGGAGATTGTGAAATGA
- a CDS encoding RAD55 family ATPase: protein MRFHATLLLLLTLAVLSLLAQVQAPPPGNPNYSLGINPSNPIGLGGTVTLTVSEAGGTRNSAYTLAFRVQKPNGTGVAVNTQVLSTDNAGGGSVSIQYPASSWTALNGTVKTDVGGVYNVLVNQTGPTNTGPVANGQFTVTSQMSIVISQPISGAIVQRGQIVTISATVSNSLGAISGATVMVDTPSNGQLVVPQISSTSGVYSTSYQVLMNDPLGLWTIIVTAKDATGNSGISLPVIVTLAKSSLFVDAMLTYNSKGVPSTSFSAGDALYPYFRIRYSGSNGAFVTNGQYVVSVKNPSGVTATNLTTVYDANRLGFYAPTGYSISGFDPGGTWTVVINANSLDDGFGNTGPSYATSVRVDIVTVTSPLNYVPWVAGGLVALLAGIVVLKRYDTSLEGFEHLEEMTGGPIPRGSSLLLLGDPGSGKTVLSYEMLHDELEAGRLCALLSYDAFPEDVQGRMGEFGWDIISHLRKGRLKIIDCYSGLAGQGEGALRDPSDLTELNIQVTSFITKGKNAPVTLILDSLTPIFNGVEAKHAINFLQTVGAKVKKTGGLFILTASKGAIPEDAIAKIKSIVDGVIELTLVRTGRKGTRFLTVLKMERRRIASETVSFEIERGRGLVFRVSRFRIFGRKLQHLKLPSSPLTRPGPRVKTSDKPAGKQADESNDEGKSSDVLPKRTGTRQR, encoded by the coding sequence TTGAGATTCCACGCAACGCTGCTACTCTTGCTCACACTTGCAGTGCTATCTCTGCTCGCTCAAGTCCAAGCTCCACCACCCGGAAATCCGAATTATTCTCTAGGCATCAATCCATCAAACCCAATCGGGTTAGGAGGTACTGTTACGTTGACGGTAAGCGAGGCGGGAGGCACCCGCAATTCCGCATACACTTTGGCTTTTCGCGTTCAGAAGCCGAACGGGACTGGGGTAGCCGTCAACACTCAGGTTCTATCGACAGACAATGCTGGCGGGGGAAGTGTTTCTATTCAATATCCAGCGAGTTCTTGGACGGCTCTGAACGGGACAGTCAAGACGGATGTGGGCGGGGTCTACAATGTTCTTGTGAACCAGACAGGTCCGACAAATACTGGACCGGTTGCAAATGGACAGTTTACGGTCACGTCGCAGATGAGCATAGTCATTTCCCAGCCAATTTCAGGCGCCATTGTTCAGAGAGGACAGATAGTTACGATTAGTGCGACCGTTTCCAACTCGCTCGGGGCTATTAGCGGTGCGACGGTGATGGTGGACACTCCTTCGAACGGTCAGCTTGTTGTGCCTCAGATTAGTTCCACTAGCGGAGTTTACTCGACAAGCTACCAGGTCTTGATGAACGATCCTCTTGGCCTGTGGACGATCATTGTTACGGCGAAGGATGCGACCGGAAACTCTGGAATCAGCCTTCCTGTGATTGTTACCTTGGCGAAAAGCAGCTTGTTTGTGGACGCAATGCTCACCTACAATTCGAAGGGCGTACCGTCGACGAGTTTTTCCGCCGGAGATGCGCTCTACCCTTACTTCCGAATCAGGTACTCCGGATCTAATGGAGCGTTTGTGACCAACGGTCAGTACGTGGTATCGGTCAAGAATCCCTCCGGAGTGACCGCAACCAATCTTACGACGGTCTACGATGCCAATCGTCTAGGCTTCTATGCTCCAACTGGTTATTCGATATCCGGTTTTGATCCTGGTGGGACGTGGACTGTTGTGATTAACGCGAATAGTCTTGATGATGGTTTCGGGAATACAGGGCCTAGCTACGCGACCTCCGTCAGGGTGGATATTGTTACCGTGACGTCTCCGCTAAACTATGTTCCTTGGGTGGCTGGGGGGCTTGTCGCGTTGCTCGCAGGGATTGTTGTGCTGAAGAGGTATGACACGTCGCTCGAGGGGTTTGAGCATCTTGAGGAGATGACTGGAGGCCCAATTCCTCGCGGATCGAGCCTTTTGCTCCTCGGTGACCCAGGCAGCGGAAAGACCGTCCTGTCTTACGAGATGCTTCATGACGAGCTTGAGGCGGGAAGATTATGCGCGTTGCTGTCGTATGATGCGTTTCCTGAGGACGTTCAGGGTCGAATGGGAGAGTTTGGATGGGATATTATTTCCCACTTGCGCAAAGGCCGGTTGAAGATCATCGATTGCTATTCAGGTCTCGCGGGACAAGGTGAGGGTGCTCTTCGTGATCCGTCGGACCTAACTGAGCTCAATATTCAGGTGACCTCTTTCATAACGAAGGGTAAGAATGCGCCCGTGACTCTGATACTAGATTCGCTCACTCCCATCTTTAACGGGGTTGAGGCTAAGCATGCGATCAACTTCCTACAGACCGTGGGGGCGAAGGTGAAGAAGACAGGTGGCTTGTTCATACTGACCGCATCGAAAGGTGCGATACCTGAAGACGCGATTGCCAAGATCAAGAGCATTGTGGACGGGGTTATCGAGCTTACTCTGGTGAGGACTGGGAGGAAGGGTACGAGGTTCCTCACCGTGCTGAAGATGGAGAGGAGACGAATCGCATCCGAAACAGTCTCGTTCGAGATCGAGAGAGGACGAGGACTGGTCTTCCGAGTCTCGCGGTTCAGAATCTTCGGAAGAAAGCTGCAACACCTGAAACTACCCAGTTCTCCACTCACAAGACCGGGTCCCCGCGTAAAGACTAGCGATAAGCCCGCAGGGAAGCAGGCAGATGAAAGCAACGATGAGGGAAAGAGCTCTGACGTCTTGCCGAAGAGGACCGGTACGAGACAGCGCTGA